Proteins found in one Apostichopus japonicus isolate 1M-3 chromosome 16, ASM3797524v1, whole genome shotgun sequence genomic segment:
- the LOC139983239 gene encoding uncharacterized protein isoform X1 — protein MKASEDEVDIEMVILRDSFMSVEDNGVAINLSSGAVLPPINTLKSLYFENEKWQQWDLTKLISILQYACHRSPPTEIKIERILLPFEFENKLSTLQQKPSVVWIPGVAAAGLQRINYDTGQWESKTQGPLENYIYNWLLKKFEKEKANEEVTDQTEGAKLLEDSDHNQSLSDVNVSNSKGRWTTSV, from the exons ATGAAAGCATCTGAAGACGAG GTTGACATTGAAATGGTTATACTGCGAGACAGCTTCATGTCAGTTGAAGATAACGGTGTAGCTATTAATCTTAGCTCTGGAGCAGTTTTACCTCCGATTAACACCTTGAAAAGTTTGTACTTTGAAAACGAAAAATGGCAACAATGGGACTTAACCAAATTGATAAGTATCCTACAATATGCGTGTCACAGAAGTCCACCGACTGAAATCAA GATTGAGAGAATTCTGCTGCCGTTTGAATTTGAGAACAAGTTGAGCACATTACAGCAGAAACCATCAG TTGTTTGGATTCCTGGTGTTGCAGCTGCAGGATTACAGCGTATTAATTACGACACTGGACAGTGGGAG AGTAAAACACAAGGTCCTctagaaaattatatatataattggctT TTAAAGAAGTTTGAG AAAGAGAAGGCAAATGAAGAAGTG ACCGACCAAACGGAAGG AGCAAAGCTTTTGGAAGACTCGGATCATAATCAATCGCTTTCCGATGTGAACGTTTCAAATTCGAAAGGCAGGTGGACGACGTCCGTATGA
- the LOC139983236 gene encoding uncharacterized protein isoform X1 — MGFLKMSTTIHFMIPAIIWLILNGMVVSSDKCQSPQYLQLGKKGTISCNYPGDLYGTGWFNSTSVTSNDRPFISLTEGIVSGPGHESGEYGVQPNGSLIINKVSTKHNHVYRVTTLATIDEDPIFEDVRVVVYDRPLEPYPTIDATGCDQKSLCFLKLNPASSLSCNVLRVGAVLDDLSWKLKTNTRDGQISSQSKVLATSVNELQSYDTVVDISLQTSLSLRLFVCAARSEVSEVGNTESAILVESGTLEASSEPLLVTPNERVVINCGEDVSFFVWKKVGQTEEIIAFGTKGMSEVMIPDGFTLQNSSLVINTVENPTLGTYTCVYSTDGVTTKFTSTGVTFQEEERRTSWDVVVVVVVLFVMMSCIVVLLIVFYRSLSSRRRSSIRRRRRRPRGKLLINHKCQSYSEVSKILLFN, encoded by the exons GCATGGTTGTTTCATCAGATAAGTGCCAGTCTCCGCAATATCTGCAATTAGGAAAGAAAGGTACGATATCCTGCAACTATCCTGGTGATTTATATGGAACAGGTTGGTTTAATTCAACCAGTGTGACTAGCAATGATCGGCCATTTATATCCCTCACAGAAGGTATTGTATCTGGGCCTGGACATGAGTCCGGAGAATACGGTGTTCAACCCAATGGATCTCTTATAATCAACAAAGTTTCCACCAAACATAATCATGTTTACAGAGTAACGACATTGGCCACTATAGATGAAGATCCTATCTTTGAAGATGTTCGTGTAGTTGTCTATG acaGACCACTTGAACCGTACCCAACCATTGATGCTACTGGATGTGACCAGAAATCATTAtgctttttaaaattaaacCCCGCTTCCAGTTTAAGTTGTAATGTTTTACGAGTAGGTGCAGTATTAGATGATTTGTCATGGAAGTTAAAAACTAACACTCGGGATGGACAGATCTCTTCTCAGTCGAAAGTTCTAGCAACCAGTGTCAATGAATTACAATCTTACGATACTGTTGTAGATATTTCGTTACAAACCTCTCTCTCATTACGTTTATTCGTCTGCGCAGCGAGAAGCGAGGTGTCTGAGGTAGGTAACACTGAATCTGCGATACTGGTTGAAAGCGGGACACTGGAAGCATCTAGCGAACCTCTGCTTGTAACTCCTAATGAAAGAGTGGTTATAAACTGCGGGGAAGATGTGTCATTCTTTGTATGGAAAAAAGTAGGTCAAACGGAAGAAATTATTGCATTTGGAACTAAAGGTATGAGTGAAGTTATGATCCCTGATGGATTCACATTGCAAAATAGCTCTCTTGTCATAAACACGGTTGAAAATCCTACCTTGGGCACGTACACGTGTGTTTACAGCACTGACGGTGTTACAACGAAATTTACATCAACTGGTGTAACTTTTCAGG AGGAGGAACGACGAACTAGTTgggatgttgttgttgttgttgttgtgttatTTGTGATGATGAGTTGCATCGTCGTACTTCTGATCGTGTTCTACCGCAGCCTCAGCAGCAGACGCCGCAGCAGCATCCGCCGCCGCCGCCGACGACCTAGAGGTAAATTATTGATTAATCACAAATGTCAATCTTACTCCGAAGTATCTAAAATACTTCTGTTTAATTAA
- the LOC139983236 gene encoding uncharacterized protein isoform X2, with translation MMSTTIHFMIPAIIWLILNGMVVSSDKCQSPQYLQLGKKGTISCNYPGDLYGTGWFNSTSVTSNDRPFISLTEGIVSGPGHESGEYGVQPNGSLIINKVSTKHNHVYRVTTLATIDEDPIFEDVRVVVYDRPLEPYPTIDATGCDQKSLCFLKLNPASSLSCNVLRVGAVLDDLSWKLKTNTRDGQISSQSKVLATSVNELQSYDTVVDISLQTSLSLRLFVCAARSEVSEVGNTESAILVESGTLEASSEPLLVTPNERVVINCGEDVSFFVWKKVGQTEEIIAFGTKGMSEVMIPDGFTLQNSSLVINTVENPTLGTYTCVYSTDGVTTKFTSTGVTFQEEERRTSWDVVVVVVVLFVMMSCIVVLLIVFYRSLSSRRRSSIRRRRRRPRGKLLINHKCQSYSEVSKILLFN, from the exons GCATGGTTGTTTCATCAGATAAGTGCCAGTCTCCGCAATATCTGCAATTAGGAAAGAAAGGTACGATATCCTGCAACTATCCTGGTGATTTATATGGAACAGGTTGGTTTAATTCAACCAGTGTGACTAGCAATGATCGGCCATTTATATCCCTCACAGAAGGTATTGTATCTGGGCCTGGACATGAGTCCGGAGAATACGGTGTTCAACCCAATGGATCTCTTATAATCAACAAAGTTTCCACCAAACATAATCATGTTTACAGAGTAACGACATTGGCCACTATAGATGAAGATCCTATCTTTGAAGATGTTCGTGTAGTTGTCTATG acaGACCACTTGAACCGTACCCAACCATTGATGCTACTGGATGTGACCAGAAATCATTAtgctttttaaaattaaacCCCGCTTCCAGTTTAAGTTGTAATGTTTTACGAGTAGGTGCAGTATTAGATGATTTGTCATGGAAGTTAAAAACTAACACTCGGGATGGACAGATCTCTTCTCAGTCGAAAGTTCTAGCAACCAGTGTCAATGAATTACAATCTTACGATACTGTTGTAGATATTTCGTTACAAACCTCTCTCTCATTACGTTTATTCGTCTGCGCAGCGAGAAGCGAGGTGTCTGAGGTAGGTAACACTGAATCTGCGATACTGGTTGAAAGCGGGACACTGGAAGCATCTAGCGAACCTCTGCTTGTAACTCCTAATGAAAGAGTGGTTATAAACTGCGGGGAAGATGTGTCATTCTTTGTATGGAAAAAAGTAGGTCAAACGGAAGAAATTATTGCATTTGGAACTAAAGGTATGAGTGAAGTTATGATCCCTGATGGATTCACATTGCAAAATAGCTCTCTTGTCATAAACACGGTTGAAAATCCTACCTTGGGCACGTACACGTGTGTTTACAGCACTGACGGTGTTACAACGAAATTTACATCAACTGGTGTAACTTTTCAGG AGGAGGAACGACGAACTAGTTgggatgttgttgttgttgttgttgtgttatTTGTGATGATGAGTTGCATCGTCGTACTTCTGATCGTGTTCTACCGCAGCCTCAGCAGCAGACGCCGCAGCAGCATCCGCCGCCGCCGCCGACGACCTAGAGGTAAATTATTGATTAATCACAAATGTCAATCTTACTCCGAAGTATCTAAAATACTTCTGTTTAATTAA
- the LOC139983236 gene encoding uncharacterized protein isoform X3, protein MVVSSDKCQSPQYLQLGKKGTISCNYPGDLYGTGWFNSTSVTSNDRPFISLTEGIVSGPGHESGEYGVQPNGSLIINKVSTKHNHVYRVTTLATIDEDPIFEDVRVVVYDRPLEPYPTIDATGCDQKSLCFLKLNPASSLSCNVLRVGAVLDDLSWKLKTNTRDGQISSQSKVLATSVNELQSYDTVVDISLQTSLSLRLFVCAARSEVSEVGNTESAILVESGTLEASSEPLLVTPNERVVINCGEDVSFFVWKKVGQTEEIIAFGTKGMSEVMIPDGFTLQNSSLVINTVENPTLGTYTCVYSTDGVTTKFTSTGVTFQEEERRTSWDVVVVVVVLFVMMSCIVVLLIVFYRSLSSRRRSSIRRRRRRPRGKLLINHKCQSYSEVSKILLFN, encoded by the exons ATGGTTGTTTCATCAGATAAGTGCCAGTCTCCGCAATATCTGCAATTAGGAAAGAAAGGTACGATATCCTGCAACTATCCTGGTGATTTATATGGAACAGGTTGGTTTAATTCAACCAGTGTGACTAGCAATGATCGGCCATTTATATCCCTCACAGAAGGTATTGTATCTGGGCCTGGACATGAGTCCGGAGAATACGGTGTTCAACCCAATGGATCTCTTATAATCAACAAAGTTTCCACCAAACATAATCATGTTTACAGAGTAACGACATTGGCCACTATAGATGAAGATCCTATCTTTGAAGATGTTCGTGTAGTTGTCTATG acaGACCACTTGAACCGTACCCAACCATTGATGCTACTGGATGTGACCAGAAATCATTAtgctttttaaaattaaacCCCGCTTCCAGTTTAAGTTGTAATGTTTTACGAGTAGGTGCAGTATTAGATGATTTGTCATGGAAGTTAAAAACTAACACTCGGGATGGACAGATCTCTTCTCAGTCGAAAGTTCTAGCAACCAGTGTCAATGAATTACAATCTTACGATACTGTTGTAGATATTTCGTTACAAACCTCTCTCTCATTACGTTTATTCGTCTGCGCAGCGAGAAGCGAGGTGTCTGAGGTAGGTAACACTGAATCTGCGATACTGGTTGAAAGCGGGACACTGGAAGCATCTAGCGAACCTCTGCTTGTAACTCCTAATGAAAGAGTGGTTATAAACTGCGGGGAAGATGTGTCATTCTTTGTATGGAAAAAAGTAGGTCAAACGGAAGAAATTATTGCATTTGGAACTAAAGGTATGAGTGAAGTTATGATCCCTGATGGATTCACATTGCAAAATAGCTCTCTTGTCATAAACACGGTTGAAAATCCTACCTTGGGCACGTACACGTGTGTTTACAGCACTGACGGTGTTACAACGAAATTTACATCAACTGGTGTAACTTTTCAGG AGGAGGAACGACGAACTAGTTgggatgttgttgttgttgttgttgtgttatTTGTGATGATGAGTTGCATCGTCGTACTTCTGATCGTGTTCTACCGCAGCCTCAGCAGCAGACGCCGCAGCAGCATCCGCCGCCGCCGCCGACGACCTAGAGGTAAATTATTGATTAATCACAAATGTCAATCTTACTCCGAAGTATCTAAAATACTTCTGTTTAATTAA
- the LOC139983239 gene encoding uncharacterized protein isoform X2, with protein sequence MKASEDEVDIEMVILRDSFMSVEDNGVAINLSSGAVLPPINTLKSLYFENEKWQQWDLTKLISILQYACHRSPPTEIKIERILLPFEFENKLSTLQQKPSVVWIPGVAAAGLQRINYDTGQWESKTQGPLENYIYNWLKEKANEEVTDQTEGAKLLEDSDHNQSLSDVNVSNSKGRWTTSV encoded by the exons ATGAAAGCATCTGAAGACGAG GTTGACATTGAAATGGTTATACTGCGAGACAGCTTCATGTCAGTTGAAGATAACGGTGTAGCTATTAATCTTAGCTCTGGAGCAGTTTTACCTCCGATTAACACCTTGAAAAGTTTGTACTTTGAAAACGAAAAATGGCAACAATGGGACTTAACCAAATTGATAAGTATCCTACAATATGCGTGTCACAGAAGTCCACCGACTGAAATCAA GATTGAGAGAATTCTGCTGCCGTTTGAATTTGAGAACAAGTTGAGCACATTACAGCAGAAACCATCAG TTGTTTGGATTCCTGGTGTTGCAGCTGCAGGATTACAGCGTATTAATTACGACACTGGACAGTGGGAG AGTAAAACACAAGGTCCTctagaaaattatatatataattggctT AAAGAGAAGGCAAATGAAGAAGTG ACCGACCAAACGGAAGG AGCAAAGCTTTTGGAAGACTCGGATCATAATCAATCGCTTTCCGATGTGAACGTTTCAAATTCGAAAGGCAGGTGGACGACGTCCGTATGA
- the LOC139983240 gene encoding uncharacterized protein, producing MITCKREPISLKTRKLQLFPLQNDPCASMFQMHLFRKDVESQTEAFSAAVTTERSVDTQKGEDTPDPVTSTPLKKPSANVLSNVTSRIRYGAAWERNLRLYEYTLPHLHDPEQKRSYVWQGQALFPDIC from the exons atgataacctgCAAGCGAgagccaatatcactaaaaactaggaagctacagttatttcctctccaaaatgacccgtgcgcaagtat gtttcaaatgcatcttttccggaaagatgttgaaagtcaaacagaggcattctcagcagctgtcaccacagaaagatcagttgacactcagaaaggagaag atacacctgatccagttacttcaacacctctcaagaagccatctgccaatgttctgtccaatgtcaccagtaggattagatatggagcagcatgggagagaaacctcagactatacgaatacacattgccacatttacatgatcctgaacaaaagagatcatacgTATGGCAGGGacaagcacttttcccagacatttgttga